Proteins encoded by one window of Kiritimatiellales bacterium:
- a CDS encoding Gfo/Idh/MocA family oxidoreductase, translating to MSKKQISNGLLRKRYVIIGAGRRSELFSDSILGSYAEVAELVGYCDPNPVRPAYYNSVYAEKYNAPPVPVFPATEFDRMLEQQRPDFVIVSCIDRLHHEYIVRALDAGCDVITEKPMTTDIPKCKLILDAVERTGRSVRVAFNYRYSPVRCAMKELLLKKTVGDITSVHFEWLLDTKHGADYFRRWHRNKINSGGLMVHKSTHHFDLVNWWLDSSPETVFGFGTLAFYGKVNAEARGEVHNYFRGTSPEAKGDPFALDLRKSKMQEEMYYKAEAYDHYLRDQNVFGDGIDIEDTMNVLVRYRSGAQMTYSLMAYSPWEGCRIAFNGTKGRIELEETEKSYISGAAGKNGESCSETKRITVFPHWSTPYAVELPDVDGDHGGGDARMAKDIFAPVDDDMLGCSAGYLDGARSILTGIAANRSFETGLPVAVDHLLKL from the coding sequence ATGAGTAAAAAACAGATTTCTAACGGGCTGCTCCGGAAACGTTATGTGATTATCGGTGCCGGGCGGCGTTCTGAACTTTTCAGTGATTCAATTCTCGGCAGTTATGCCGAGGTTGCTGAACTGGTGGGCTATTGCGATCCGAATCCCGTACGTCCGGCCTATTACAATTCGGTGTATGCAGAAAAATACAATGCGCCGCCGGTGCCGGTTTTTCCGGCGACGGAGTTCGACCGGATGCTGGAGCAGCAGCGGCCGGATTTCGTCATTGTTTCCTGCATCGACCGGCTGCATCACGAATACATTGTCCGCGCGCTGGATGCCGGTTGCGATGTGATAACTGAAAAGCCGATGACGACGGATATTCCGAAATGTAAACTGATTCTGGATGCGGTGGAGCGCACCGGCCGGTCGGTGCGGGTGGCTTTCAACTACCGTTATTCGCCGGTGCGGTGTGCGATGAAAGAGCTGCTGCTGAAAAAGACCGTCGGCGATATCACGTCGGTGCATTTCGAATGGCTGCTGGATACGAAGCATGGCGCTGATTATTTCCGGCGGTGGCACCGCAATAAAATCAATTCCGGCGGTTTGATGGTACACAAATCCACACACCATTTTGATCTGGTGAACTGGTGGCTGGACAGTTCGCCGGAAACGGTTTTCGGGTTCGGTACGCTGGCGTTTTACGGCAAAGTCAATGCCGAAGCGCGCGGGGAAGTTCATAACTATTTCCGGGGAACATCGCCGGAAGCTAAAGGTGATCCGTTTGCACTGGATCTCCGGAAAAGCAAAATGCAGGAAGAGATGTATTACAAAGCCGAAGCGTATGATCATTATCTGCGCGATCAAAATGTTTTCGGTGACGGCATCGATATTGAAGACACGATGAATGTGCTGGTGCGTTACCGCAGCGGCGCTCAGATGACATATTCACTGATGGCATATTCACCGTGGGAAGGATGCCGGATTGCCTTTAACGGAACAAAAGGGCGGATTGAACTGGAGGAAACTGAAAAGTCCTATATCAGCGGCGCCGCCGGCAAAAACGGGGAATCCTGCAGTGAAACCAAACGGATCACTGTATTTCCCCATTGGAGCACTCCGTATGCGGTGGAACTGCCGGACGTTGATGGTGATCACGGCGGCGGTGACGCACGGATGGCCAAAGATATTTTCGCGCCGGTTGATGACGATATGCTGGGCTGTTCAGCCGGATATTTAGACGGAGCGCGTTCAATTTTAACAGGAATTGCGGCCAACCGATCATTTGAAACCGGATTGCCGGTTGCGGTGGATCATTTACTGAAACTGTAG
- a CDS encoding glucose 1-dehydrogenase produces the protein MKNNVHNFFDLSGKTAVVSGGSRGLGQYFGRALAKAGADLIITARRKEDCCEFVEEMKQLGRNVAAYDLDVREEDSIKEFSTAVLKDYGHIDILVNNAGCNRRKPALDVSWDDWNTILNTNLRGTFFMCKAFGPSMINRRYGKIINIGSVTCVFGYAGLVPYSASRGGVAQMTKALADDWGAYGINVNCLAPGWFKTEQNKVLYENKEWVNYICDRIPLKRPGRPNDLDGTVVFLASDASEYITGQVLLVDGGISTGATKATV, from the coding sequence ATGAAAAATAACGTACATAATTTTTTTGATTTAAGCGGCAAGACAGCAGTGGTGAGCGGCGGCAGCCGGGGGCTTGGCCAATATTTCGGGCGGGCGCTGGCGAAAGCCGGTGCGGATTTAATTATTACCGCTCGCCGGAAAGAGGATTGCTGTGAATTTGTTGAAGAAATGAAACAGCTCGGCAGAAACGTTGCGGCATACGATCTGGATGTTCGGGAAGAGGATAGCATAAAAGAGTTTTCCACCGCAGTTCTTAAAGATTACGGACATATTGACATTCTGGTCAATAATGCCGGATGCAATCGCCGCAAACCGGCGCTGGATGTGTCGTGGGATGACTGGAATACAATTCTTAACACGAATCTGCGCGGAACATTTTTTATGTGCAAAGCATTCGGGCCGTCGATGATTAACCGGCGGTATGGAAAAATCATTAACATTGGATCGGTAACGTGTGTCTTCGGTTATGCCGGACTGGTGCCGTATTCCGCCAGTCGCGGCGGTGTGGCTCAAATGACGAAAGCCTTGGCGGATGATTGGGGCGCGTATGGAATCAATGTCAACTGCCTTGCGCCGGGCTGGTTTAAAACAGAGCAGAACAAAGTTCTGTACGAAAATAAAGAGTGGGTGAATTACATTTGCGACCGGATTCCGTTAAAGCGTCCGGGGCGGCCGAATGATTTGGACGGCACGGTTGTTTTTCTGGCGTCGGATGCTTCGGAATATATCACCGGCCAGGTGCTTCTGGTTGACGGAGGCATCAGCACCGGCGCGACGAAAGCTACAGTCTGA
- a CDS encoding alpha-L-fucosidase, with amino-acid sequence MMKTDLLAAEKALQEKYPAYKGVDEDYVHAGQTALDRVFDWKFGIRIHWGIYSITGNGRESWPLNELGHDLPQFRAQYEELYKWWNPSMFNADEWTDMMVDSGLKFFSFTTKHHDGFSMYDTKTRVKRRRVHVGPDAGKIVECDLAYSIMETPFGRDIVKELVDAARKKDLGIGLYFSHIDWFDSDFRIDEWNYQKDIEYTPLRAEFTRPHERYIKENDPDGFKRMIFRHREQIRELLSNYGPVDMLCFDMNFPDDGRTHGIRDDLIETVKMARKLQPHVLMRRRGIDPYGDYKTPERFVPSDAESGEGGGKMPWMVIYPGSTHFSHIWGDDYKDEKWILDNLIKITAQGGNFQVGFGPGPDGWFDAEIIRRLKKVGQWLKVNGEAIYNTRPFSAANDGEHIFYTRTKDRRSVYAIVTSWPDAAFSGGAVLLPAIKTCTAVTMPGSDFSFKHRQTEQGLEIEIPDWFRNEDNRPCSMAYVFKIGQE; translated from the coding sequence ATGATGAAAACCGATTTGCTGGCAGCGGAAAAAGCATTGCAGGAAAAATATCCGGCATATAAAGGCGTTGATGAGGATTATGTGCATGCCGGACAGACGGCTCTTGACCGGGTGTTCGACTGGAAATTCGGCATCCGTATTCATTGGGGGATTTATTCGATTACCGGAAACGGACGGGAATCCTGGCCGTTAAACGAGCTGGGTCACGATTTGCCGCAATTCCGTGCACAATACGAAGAGCTGTATAAATGGTGGAATCCATCCATGTTCAATGCGGATGAATGGACGGATATGATGGTCGATTCCGGGTTGAAGTTTTTTTCGTTTACAACAAAACACCACGATGGATTTTCAATGTATGATACGAAAACCAGGGTGAAACGTCGGCGTGTGCACGTTGGTCCGGATGCCGGAAAAATCGTAGAGTGCGATCTGGCGTACAGTATTATGGAGACGCCGTTCGGCAGAGACATTGTTAAAGAACTGGTTGATGCCGCGCGGAAAAAAGATTTGGGAATCGGTTTATATTTTTCGCATATCGACTGGTTTGATTCTGATTTCAGGATTGACGAGTGGAACTATCAGAAAGATATCGAATACACACCGCTGCGCGCGGAATTTACCCGGCCGCATGAACGATATATAAAAGAAAATGATCCGGATGGATTTAAGCGGATGATTTTCCGCCATCGGGAACAGATTCGTGAACTGCTCAGCAATTACGGTCCGGTCGACATGTTGTGTTTCGATATGAATTTTCCGGATGATGGACGCACCCATGGAATTCGTGACGATCTTATTGAAACCGTTAAAATGGCGCGCAAACTGCAGCCGCATGTTCTGATGCGGCGCAGAGGGATTGATCCGTATGGCGATTATAAAACGCCTGAACGTTTTGTTCCATCAGATGCCGAGTCAGGCGAGGGTGGTGGAAAAATGCCCTGGATGGTTATTTATCCCGGCAGTACTCATTTCTCGCACATATGGGGCGATGACTATAAAGACGAAAAGTGGATATTGGATAATCTGATAAAAATTACGGCGCAAGGCGGTAATTTTCAGGTCGGGTTCGGGCCGGGACCGGATGGATGGTTCGATGCGGAAATAATCCGGCGGTTGAAAAAAGTCGGACAATGGCTGAAAGTCAACGGCGAGGCGATTTATAATACCCGGCCGTTTTCTGCGGCGAACGATGGCGAACATATTTTTTACACGCGAACAAAAGATCGCAGATCTGTTTATGCAATAGTTACATCCTGGCCGGATGCAGCATTTTCCGGCGGTGCGGTTCTGCTGCCGGCTATAAAAACGTGCACGGCGGTAACAATGCCCGGCTCTGATTTTTCATTCAAACACCGTCAGACTGAACAGGGGCTTGAAATTGAGATTCCGGACTGGTTTCGCAATGAAGATAACCGTCCGTGTTCAATGGCATATGTATTTAAAATCGGACAGGAATAA
- a CDS encoding galactitol-1-phosphate 5-dehydrogenase encodes MKALVHNQANDFMFQDVPEPEIRAHDVLIEVKAVGICGSDVHGMTGKTGRRQPPIIMGHEAAGIIKKTGAGVTDYRTGDRVTFDSTIYCNECSFCRQGKINLCDNRRVLGVSCDEYKQDGAMAEYVSVPEHILYKIPDQMTFPQAAMIEAVSIAFHAVARSRIQLNQSVAVFGCGIIGLLIIQAAKLAGCGTVWAIDLDQKKLEFAKKFGADFCLNSSADAEHEIKAKTGNAGADIIFEAVGIQPTITAAIDAVKKGGTVTLVGNLSPEITLPLQKVVTQELNILGSCASTGEYQVCIDMIVQGRIDVDSLISKTVPLSEGREWFNALAANQGDLFKVVLVP; translated from the coding sequence ATGAAAGCATTAGTACATAACCAGGCCAATGATTTTATGTTTCAGGATGTGCCGGAGCCGGAAATTCGTGCGCATGATGTTTTAATTGAAGTGAAAGCGGTGGGCATTTGCGGCAGCGATGTTCACGGCATGACGGGAAAAACCGGGCGGAGACAGCCGCCGATTATTATGGGACACGAAGCCGCCGGAATTATAAAAAAAACCGGCGCCGGTGTAACGGACTATAGAACCGGCGATCGTGTGACATTTGATTCAACAATTTATTGCAACGAATGCAGTTTCTGCCGGCAGGGAAAAATAAATCTTTGCGACAACCGGCGAGTTCTCGGGGTTTCCTGTGATGAATATAAACAAGACGGTGCGATGGCAGAATACGTGAGCGTGCCGGAACATATTCTTTATAAAATTCCTGACCAGATGACATTCCCGCAGGCGGCTATGATTGAAGCGGTGTCGATTGCCTTCCATGCGGTTGCGCGCAGTCGCATACAGTTGAATCAGTCGGTGGCTGTTTTCGGATGCGGAATCATCGGACTGCTGATTATTCAGGCTGCGAAACTGGCCGGCTGCGGAACGGTCTGGGCGATTGATCTGGATCAGAAAAAATTAGAATTTGCTAAGAAGTTCGGCGCGGATTTCTGCCTGAATTCCTCTGCGGATGCCGAGCATGAAATTAAAGCAAAAACCGGCAATGCCGGCGCAGACATCATATTTGAGGCGGTGGGAATTCAGCCGACCATTACGGCGGCAATTGATGCAGTGAAAAAAGGCGGCACGGTAACGCTGGTCGGAAACCTGTCGCCGGAAATTACACTGCCGCTTCAGAAAGTCGTAACGCAAGAATTAAATATTTTAGGCTCATGCGCCTCCACCGGAGAATATCAGGTGTGTATCGACATGATTGTTCAGGGACGGATTGACGTTGATTCGCTGATTTCAAAAACGGTACCGCTGTCGGAAGGCCGCGAGTGGTTTAATGCGCTGGCGGCGAATCAAGGTGATCTGTTTAAAGTGGTTCTCGTTCCATAA
- a CDS encoding AraC family transcriptional regulator produces MFLSYIGNGKRQYSKKKPTWKGRILTRNVWEFEAVIRGEIGILFPEGPDILHAQSLWVFPPQHTHGWVGNKEREAEIAVFHFQTVPPFVEHYCRNSDENYICISLTPAQCRQLRAWADLAVYHRQNPSRASIICYQHILSGLSLMVHESELSKQQASTSTHAQRCVDRAMQWYSEHMAEDPDYDTIVRAAGVSASHLRRLFHQIMGLPPQKVFERLRFERATQLMSDPDIKLTEIAEASGFQSASVFSRAFKSFFGCSPAVWSGRFQPRHEKQP; encoded by the coding sequence ATGTTTTTATCGTACATCGGAAACGGGAAGCGGCAGTACTCAAAAAAAAAGCCGACCTGGAAAGGCAGGATATTAACCCGCAACGTCTGGGAATTTGAGGCGGTAATCCGCGGCGAAATCGGAATTCTTTTTCCGGAAGGTCCGGATATTCTGCACGCTCAGTCCTTATGGGTTTTTCCACCGCAGCACACCCACGGCTGGGTTGGCAACAAAGAACGCGAGGCTGAAATCGCGGTGTTCCATTTTCAGACGGTTCCGCCGTTTGTGGAACATTACTGCCGGAATTCCGACGAAAATTACATCTGCATCTCATTAACTCCGGCACAATGCCGGCAGCTGCGGGCATGGGCGGATCTTGCAGTATACCACCGGCAGAATCCAAGCCGCGCATCAATTATCTGCTATCAGCATATTCTTTCCGGACTCAGCCTGATGGTTCACGAATCTGAACTCAGTAAACAGCAGGCCTCAACTTCGACGCACGCGCAGCGCTGTGTCGACCGGGCGATGCAATGGTACAGTGAACATATGGCCGAAGACCCGGATTACGACACCATTGTCCGCGCGGCCGGTGTTTCCGCTTCACATTTACGGCGCCTGTTTCATCAGATCATGGGATTACCGCCGCAAAAGGTTTTTGAACGGTTACGGTTCGAGCGCGCAACTCAACTGATGAGCGACCCGGATATAAAATTAACCGAAATCGCCGAAGCCTCCGGCTTCCAGAGCGCTAGTGTTTTTTCGCGCGCGTTCAAAAGTTTTTTCGGCTGCAGTCCGGCGGTCTGGAGCGGACGGTTTCAGCCGCGGCATGAAAAACAACCGTAA
- a CDS encoding RbsD/FucU family protein: MLYGKLIHPEILDALARAGHGGRLLIADGNYPFSTGAPETATRVYLNFSPGMLNVCDVLTVIKDAIPIESALIMIPPDAEEQEIHREFKNILNKDTAFISKQRFDFYQDVLSASTCLVICTGETRRFANILLTIGVNA; this comes from the coding sequence ATGCTGTACGGAAAACTGATTCATCCGGAAATTCTTGATGCGCTCGCGCGGGCCGGTCATGGCGGCCGGCTGCTGATTGCAGACGGCAATTATCCTTTTTCCACCGGCGCGCCGGAAACAGCAACGCGGGTTTATTTAAATTTTTCGCCCGGCATGTTGAATGTATGCGACGTATTAACTGTGATCAAAGATGCAATTCCAATTGAATCTGCGCTCATCATGATTCCGCCGGATGCGGAAGAGCAGGAAATCCACCGTGAGTTTAAAAATATATTGAATAAGGACACCGCTTTTATTTCCAAACAACGGTTTGATTTTTATCAGGACGTATTGTCGGCATCCACATGTTTAGTGATCTGCACCGGCGAAACCAGACGCTTCGCCAATATTCTTCTCACCATCGGTGTGAATGCCTGA
- a CDS encoding right-handed parallel beta-helix repeat-containing protein, translating into MIIMRSLIIGLISIIGSSHATQTDFTCTLITGVPEIVRDVSYFNQDDNVGMRCFWIDGDGRRDIGQQFSIDTPVALRSLALRIRSAASSSLYERPFRLTFARQISGKILPGEIIAEYNGLIPAKGQVPSSGKWLVLDFPALSLERGEYCFLLQYAESGANGQAVVLTAGSVGAYKNGKGFQAATPGAWAEGRPVNFILSSDSVFSDEPRILKVDRRGGTPYATVAAAAAAVEPGDTLFLVPGSGPYREPLFIRTSGTAEKPVIIEGNNELVTGFDLLTGFRAENGVMVCDLPVEFPCVLAYQGERLRQSAETGQFTKYAVLSADQKRIGLLPGVETNGWEVSARRFAVQILNVSHHVYRNLKASGSQNDGFNLHGTGDNVLFENIEGFQNLDEGFSAHDNYQCEIRNGAFFDNDNGIANMDSNVVMKAENITIYDNLGNGLWLRSGVGDLKQVKVWNNGITQIYFDTDATVQVTDCLLIEPAWSNRVWISYMETRNDTAVMPLRIKSTATVNGGSVQVHSAP; encoded by the coding sequence ATGATAATCATGCGTAGTTTAATTATTGGCTTAATCTCTATTATCGGATCGAGCCACGCAACGCAGACGGACTTTACCTGTACGCTTATTACCGGTGTGCCGGAAATTGTTCGTGATGTGTCGTATTTTAATCAGGACGATAATGTTGGTATGCGCTGTTTCTGGATCGACGGAGACGGACGCAGGGATATCGGCCAGCAGTTTTCAATTGATACTCCGGTGGCATTACGCAGTTTAGCATTGCGAATCCGTTCCGCGGCATCGTCGAGTCTGTATGAACGTCCGTTCCGGTTGACATTCGCCCGGCAGATTTCCGGTAAAATTTTGCCCGGAGAAATTATTGCCGAATACAACGGGTTGATTCCGGCCAAGGGGCAGGTTCCGTCCAGTGGCAAATGGCTGGTGTTGGATTTTCCGGCACTGTCGCTTGAGCGCGGTGAGTACTGCTTTCTGCTCCAGTATGCAGAATCCGGTGCGAACGGGCAGGCGGTCGTTTTAACTGCCGGTTCTGTCGGTGCCTATAAAAACGGGAAAGGATTTCAGGCTGCAACTCCGGGGGCGTGGGCTGAGGGACGTCCGGTCAATTTTATTTTGTCCAGTGATTCGGTTTTTTCTGACGAACCCCGCATCCTGAAAGTTGACCGGCGGGGCGGAACGCCCTACGCAACAGTTGCCGCCGCCGCGGCAGCGGTCGAACCGGGCGATACGCTGTTTCTTGTTCCCGGCAGCGGGCCGTACCGTGAACCGCTGTTTATCCGCACATCCGGCACGGCGGAGAAGCCGGTTATTATAGAAGGGAATAATGAACTGGTCACCGGCTTTGATCTGTTAACCGGATTCCGTGCAGAAAACGGTGTGATGGTGTGTGACTTGCCGGTTGAATTTCCGTGCGTTCTGGCATATCAGGGCGAACGGCTGCGGCAAAGCGCTGAAACCGGGCAATTCACAAAATACGCAGTTCTTTCTGCCGATCAAAAACGAATTGGACTGCTGCCGGGAGTGGAAACAAACGGATGGGAAGTTTCAGCCCGGCGTTTCGCCGTGCAGATTTTAAATGTGTCTCATCATGTATACCGGAATTTAAAAGCCTCGGGTTCGCAGAACGACGGATTTAATCTGCACGGAACCGGAGATAATGTTCTGTTCGAAAACATTGAGGGATTTCAGAATCTGGACGAAGGATTTTCTGCACATGATAATTATCAGTGTGAAATCCGGAACGGTGCATTTTTTGATAATGATAACGGAATTGCGAATATGGATTCCAACGTTGTTATGAAAGCGGAAAATATTACGATTTATGATAATCTCGGAAACGGATTATGGCTGAGGAGCGGCGTCGGCGATTTAAAACAGGTGAAGGTCTGGAATAACGGAATCACTCAAATCTATTTTGATACAGACGCAACAGTTCAAGTAACAGACTGCCTGTTAATTGAGCCGGCGTGGAGTAATCGCGTATGGATCAGTTATATGGAAACCCGTAATGATACCGCTGTCATGCCGCTTCGCATAAAATCGACAGCGACTGTAAACGGTGGATCCGTTCAGGTTCATTCCGCACCGTAA
- a CDS encoding right-handed parallel beta-helix repeat-containing protein, whose translation MKTLVIFSLIATFLSRREIETGDPVTVLKNLSPDFPAVVRILPGTYTVPSGGIHLRQLRNVTILADQVVFLTGDPQSRTLLFEQCTDVTVRGLTIDYDPLPFTQATLTAVDYKAYTADFTVHDGYPDLTEPYLAKRFHLFEAGQPRWKEGAPDYYVQQVERLDARTGRIHLLNEDPGIGFLASGDRVVFNIRDGYAVKIANGCKDITLENVTIHAAPGAAVMVRYAENTGIYKNLKVIPGPTPDGTVHERLMSTGADGFNAAYTRTGPLLDGCEFAYMGDDSVNLHGLILPVLLFSDSQTFIAMRPGSEPFEAVFRRGDNIRFLTAPDYRLIGQAEVQAVTRDGVPENVDWLTAIKEVWPSFKSGDAASFYRVALETGVDFERMLSGGGRIFFESFAAAPTGYVIQNNSFRDHRGRGLRLMAGNGVVHSNYFARIKGAAISAGPSFAYWKEAGWVENITIRDNMIYDAGHGRDITDADSYTLGAISIFAEVVSNGFQTVYYAGNRNLNIINNTIDGCSVDGINVVAANDVLVESNTIRRVNQRSISDAGSAYGLRYGQAVTVQYSTSTTVQDNNTGSE comes from the coding sequence TTGAAAACGCTTGTCATATTTTCTTTAATTGCGACGTTTTTGTCCCGGCGCGAAATTGAAACCGGCGACCCGGTGACTGTATTAAAAAATCTGTCGCCGGATTTTCCGGCGGTGGTCCGGATTCTGCCGGGAACGTATACAGTTCCATCCGGCGGAATTCATTTGCGGCAGTTGAGAAACGTAACCATTCTGGCGGACCAGGTTGTGTTTTTAACCGGCGACCCGCAGAGCAGAACGCTGCTGTTTGAGCAGTGCACCGATGTAACGGTTCGCGGACTGACGATTGACTATGACCCACTGCCGTTTACGCAGGCGACATTAACGGCGGTTGATTACAAAGCGTACACCGCCGATTTCACAGTACACGACGGTTATCCGGATTTAACAGAACCTTATCTTGCAAAACGGTTTCATCTATTTGAGGCCGGTCAGCCGCGGTGGAAAGAGGGCGCGCCGGATTATTATGTTCAGCAGGTGGAACGGTTGGATGCACGCACCGGTCGCATTCATTTGCTGAACGAAGATCCGGGAATTGGATTCTTGGCTTCCGGGGACCGGGTTGTGTTTAACATCCGCGACGGATATGCGGTTAAAATAGCGAACGGATGCAAAGATATTACACTGGAAAATGTCACCATTCATGCAGCTCCCGGCGCGGCGGTGATGGTGCGGTATGCAGAAAACACCGGAATATATAAAAATCTCAAAGTGATTCCTGGTCCGACGCCGGACGGAACGGTGCATGAGCGCCTGATGTCAACCGGCGCCGACGGATTTAATGCGGCCTATACCCGCACGGGTCCGCTGCTGGATGGATGTGAGTTCGCTTATATGGGCGATGATTCTGTTAATCTGCATGGACTGATTCTGCCGGTGCTGCTGTTTTCCGATTCACAAACATTCATTGCGATGCGGCCGGGATCGGAACCGTTTGAAGCCGTGTTCCGTCGCGGAGATAACATCCGGTTTTTAACCGCACCTGATTACCGGTTGATTGGGCAGGCGGAAGTTCAGGCTGTAACGCGGGATGGCGTTCCGGAAAACGTGGATTGGCTGACGGCGATCAAAGAAGTCTGGCCGTCATTTAAATCCGGCGATGCGGCGTCATTCTATCGCGTCGCATTAGAAACCGGAGTTGATTTCGAACGTATGCTTTCCGGCGGCGGACGGATTTTTTTTGAAAGCTTTGCCGCCGCGCCGACCGGATATGTTATCCAGAATAATTCGTTTCGCGATCATCGCGGGCGGGGATTGCGGTTAATGGCCGGAAACGGTGTGGTGCACAGTAATTATTTCGCCCGGATTAAAGGCGCGGCAATCAGCGCCGGCCCCTCATTCGCGTATTGGAAAGAAGCCGGCTGGGTCGAAAATATTACGATACGTGATAATATGATTTATGATGCCGGACATGGCCGGGATATAACCGATGCCGACAGTTATACGCTGGGGGCGATTTCGATTTTTGCTGAAGTTGTATCAAACGGTTTTCAAACAGTATATTATGCCGGCAACCGCAATCTGAACATCATTAATAATACAATTGATGGCTGTTCTGTAGATGGAATTAATGTTGTTGCTGCAAATGACGTTTTAGTTGAAAGCAACACCATCCGGCGGGTTAATCAACGTTCTATCTCAGATGCCGGCAGTGCATATGGACTACGGTACGGTCAGGCGGTGACGGTGCAGTATTCGACGTCAACAACTGTGCAGGACAATAATACAGGCTCAGAATAG
- a CDS encoding aldo/keto reductase: MKNIDKRKCGNSEIELSVLGMGCWAFGGGEYWGDQNQNDVNDVVRHAVECGINYFDTAEAYNQGRSEQSLGEAIKGLPRDKIIIGTKISPSNTEPENLKKHLDDSLRRLGTDYIDIYMVHWPITPKAIAHFTDEKICPDTRKAFETLIDLKNSGKIREIGVSNYAIPRMEEIADFLDQVCVNELPYSLLTRGIEINTLDFLKSKKIGVIGYMTLLQGILADIYPSIDDIPVWQRRTRHFNSARTKECRHGEPGAEVELGAALDGIRAVMKETGLSMPELAIKWVAANPDITCALVGARSVNELNANINAVTSAPLSTDVIHELNRCTQDLLNKLGAGFDYYESVSEDRTV; this comes from the coding sequence ATGAAAAATATTGATAAAAGGAAATGTGGTAACTCAGAGATTGAATTATCTGTTTTAGGAATGGGCTGCTGGGCTTTCGGAGGCGGAGAATACTGGGGCGACCAGAACCAGAACGATGTGAATGATGTTGTGCGACATGCGGTTGAGTGCGGCATCAATTATTTTGATACCGCCGAAGCGTATAATCAGGGCCGCAGTGAACAGTCATTGGGAGAGGCGATAAAAGGGCTGCCGCGGGATAAAATCATTATCGGTACAAAAATATCTCCGTCGAATACAGAACCTGAGAATTTGAAAAAACATCTGGATGACTCATTGCGCCGGCTGGGTACGGACTATATTGACATCTATATGGTTCATTGGCCGATTACACCGAAAGCCATCGCTCATTTTACGGATGAAAAAATATGTCCAGACACGCGGAAAGCTTTTGAAACGCTGATTGATTTAAAAAATTCCGGAAAAATCCGGGAGATCGGAGTCAGTAATTATGCGATTCCGCGCATGGAAGAAATTGCCGATTTTCTGGATCAGGTTTGTGTTAACGAACTGCCGTACAGTCTGCTGACCAGAGGCATTGAAATTAACACACTGGATTTTCTGAAGAGTAAAAAAATCGGCGTTATCGGCTATATGACCCTGCTGCAGGGAATCCTGGCCGATATTTATCCTTCAATTGATGATATTCCGGTGTGGCAGCGGCGGACCCGGCATTTTAACAGTGCGCGAACAAAAGAGTGCCGGCATGGAGAACCCGGAGCTGAAGTCGAGCTGGGTGCGGCATTGGACGGCATCCGTGCGGTGATGAAAGAAACCGGGTTAAGCATGCCGGAACTGGCAATCAAATGGGTTGCGGCGAATCCGGATATTACCTGTGCGCTGGTCGGTGCCAGAAGTGTAAACGAACTGAATGCCAATATTAATGCGGTCACATCTGCTCCGTTGAGTACGGATGTAATTCATGAACTGAACCGGTGTACGCAGGATTTATTAAATAAACTGGGCGCCGGTTTCGATTATTACGAAAGCGTTTCAGAAGACAGAACGGTTTAA